Proteins encoded in a region of the Triticum dicoccoides isolate Atlit2015 ecotype Zavitan chromosome 3A, WEW_v2.0, whole genome shotgun sequence genome:
- the LOC119268373 gene encoding UBP1-associated protein 2C-like yields the protein MDPFSKKRKPDENGAVAASPAAGAAALGLTRDDVLRLLDPLSRDQLADIAAAAALASGVALDAVRAAADRDPALRKLFVRGLGWETNSDSLRAIFSAYGDLEEAVVISDKTTGRSKGYGFVTFRHADSALLALKEPSKKIDARVTVTQLAAAGAAGGPSGGTTGAGGVPSADVSLRKIFVGNVPADMPSERLLAHFASYGEIEEGPLGFDKLTGKFRGFALFVYKTPEGAQASLVDSTKVIDGQQLLCKLAIEGKKGKQQPQQSGPAGQQQPQMLQGGPPDMTGSGLGLGGPQMGGQYGGPGNGMPSFGAFGGPNPYANMPSSMGGGGGAGLGSMGNPMHSGMGSAGAGGFGAGGLGGGSFGGSSQFGAAGMGPYGGLGMGGPSSLYRMQQGSGGLPSGYGEGGNYPLPGSGFRGQDPQGMSPGPGGRAPPMYPNVPPYF from the coding sequence ATGGATCCCTTCTCGAAGAAGCGCAAGCCGGACGAGAACGGCGcggtcgccgcctcccccgccgccgGTGCTGCCGCGCTCGGGCTCACGCGCGATGACGTCCTGCGTCTCCTCGACCCGCTGTCCCGCGACCAGCTCgccgacatcgccgccgccgcggcgcTCGCCTCCGGGGTCGCGCTCGATGCCGtgcgcgccgccgccgaccgcgaCCCGGCCTTGCGCAAGCTCTTCGTCCGGGGCCTCGGCTGGGAGACCAACTCCGACTCGCTCCGCGCCATCTTCTCCGCCTACGGCGACCTCGAGGAGGCCGTGGTCATCAGCGACAAGACCACCGGCCGTTCCAAGGGCTACGGATTCGTCACCTTCCGCCACGCAGACTCCGCCCTCCTCGCTCTTAAGGAACCATCCAAGAAGATCGACGCCCGCGTGACCGTCACTCAACTCGCGGCCGCTGGCGCGGCCGGTGGGCCGTCCGGTGGGACTACCGGCGCAGGTGGTGTCCCTTCAGCAGACGTCTCACTGCGCAAGATCTTTGTTGGGAACGTTCCCGCTGACATGCCATCAGAGCGCCTCCTCGCGCACTTTGCTTCCTATGGAGAGATTGAAGAGGGGCCGCTTGGGTTCGACAAGCTGACGGGCAAGTTCAGGGGCTTTGCGCTCTTTGTGTACAAGACACCTGAGGGGGCGCAGGCCTCACTAGTGGACTCAACTAAGGTAATCGATGGGCAACAGCTCTTGTGCAAGCTAGCCATCGAGGGGAAGAAGGGGAAGCAGCAACCACAACAATCCGGGCCTGCCGGGCAACAGCAACCACAGATGCTCCAGGGTGGCCCGCCGGACATGACGGGTTCTGGGCTTGGGCTAGGTGGACCGCAGATGGGTGGGCAGTATGGTGGCCCTGGGAATGGTATGCCATCGTTCGGTGCATTTGGTGGTCCCAAcccatatgcgaacatgccatcgtccatgggcggcggtggtggagctggTTTGGGCTCAATGGGAAATCCGATGCATTCCGGGATGGGTTCTGCTGGGGCTGGTGGATTTggcgcgggtgggctgggtggtggtTCATTTGGGGGCTCGTCTCAATTTGGTGCTGCTGGTATGGGGCCTTATGGTGGTCTAGGCATGGGGGGACCTTCGTCACTATACCGTATGCAACAGGGCTCAGGTGGGCTGCCCTCAGGCTATGGCGAGGGTGGAAACTACCCTCTTCCAGGGTCTGGGTTCCGGGGTCAGGACCCTCAAGGGATGTCACCAGGACCAGGTGGCAGGGCTCCTCCTATGTACCCCAATGTGCCACCTTATTTCTAA